Proteins from a genomic interval of Sulfurospirillum oryzae:
- the mshL gene encoding pilus (MSHA type) biogenesis protein MshL, which translates to MRAILKYLPNKFIALAAILAIALSPVQAAEKNKACEYRTFNIKTNNKATGLELLSELAEVCDFSIVVKDTEAEKALAKNLNGINIKNLSLDEVFQIVIQDNDLFYTYDKNYLKISALSTKSFKVDYISSIREGKAVINASVDATPTEASGTGTKNTTSQGQNTISSNESFDFWKTISTELTSVINTGSESYKASAPIINANAGMITVTATKKQLDRVGEYIDVLKERLHRQVLIDVSIVSVALSSSNKTGVDWSKFSLSLNSTTMFNNSSNKLNAYHADPYAAVGANAALTGNPNLLNNLTVVNDGIFNISGLIDFLGSSGETKVVSSPKVLTMNNQQALITIGDNVNYRVPETTNAASTTGTATLATTYTNYSIFIGVLLNITPEISEDNEIILRINPSVSNFKYTDDDVRQATGSAREIAPDTSEKKLSTVVKVKDGSTIILGGLITNNKGKQDSSVPLLSSIPLLGEAFKHSADTLSTNELVFVITPRIMGVKGTDKATLKDLGYSQKIYE; encoded by the coding sequence ATGAGAGCAATATTAAAATATTTACCAAATAAATTTATTGCATTGGCTGCGATCTTAGCTATAGCTCTTTCGCCCGTTCAAGCCGCAGAAAAAAATAAAGCATGTGAATATCGTACTTTTAACATTAAAACTAATAACAAAGCAACAGGATTGGAACTCCTTTCAGAGTTAGCAGAGGTATGTGATTTTAGCATTGTTGTAAAAGATACAGAAGCTGAAAAAGCACTTGCAAAAAACTTGAATGGTATTAACATTAAAAATCTCTCCTTAGATGAAGTCTTTCAAATAGTTATCCAAGATAATGACCTTTTTTATACTTATGATAAAAACTATTTAAAAATTTCTGCACTTTCAACTAAATCATTCAAGGTTGACTATATCTCATCTATTCGTGAAGGAAAAGCGGTTATTAATGCTTCAGTGGATGCAACACCAACTGAAGCTAGTGGAACTGGAACCAAAAATACAACGAGCCAAGGACAAAATACTATTTCATCTAATGAGTCTTTTGATTTTTGGAAAACCATCTCAACAGAGTTAACATCCGTTATTAATACAGGTTCAGAAAGCTACAAAGCGTCAGCTCCAATTATTAATGCCAATGCTGGCATGATCACTGTCACAGCTACTAAAAAACAGTTAGATCGTGTTGGTGAATACATAGACGTTCTTAAAGAAAGACTTCATAGGCAAGTACTCATTGATGTCTCTATTGTTTCTGTTGCGCTTAGCAGTAGTAATAAAACAGGTGTTGATTGGAGTAAATTCTCACTCAGTCTCAATAGCACAACTATGTTTAATAATAGTAGCAATAAACTAAATGCGTATCATGCTGATCCTTATGCTGCAGTAGGTGCCAATGCTGCACTGACTGGAAATCCAAATCTTTTGAACAATTTAACAGTTGTAAATGATGGTATTTTTAATATTTCAGGACTTATCGATTTTTTAGGCTCTAGCGGAGAAACAAAAGTTGTTTCAAGTCCAAAAGTATTGACAATGAATAATCAACAAGCACTTATCACAATTGGTGATAATGTTAATTACCGTGTACCAGAAACCACCAATGCAGCAAGTACAACAGGTACGGCAACATTGGCAACAACATATACTAATTATTCAATTTTTATTGGTGTATTACTCAACATTACTCCTGAAATTTCTGAAGATAATGAAATTATTCTTAGAATCAACCCTTCTGTTAGTAATTTTAAATATACCGATGACGATGTCAGACAAGCAACAGGTTCGGCACGTGAAATTGCACCAGATACATCAGAGAAAAAACTTTCAACAGTTGTTAAAGTTAAAGATGGTTCAACCATTATCTTAGGTGGTCTTATCACAAACAATAAAGGCAAACAAGACTCTAGTGTCCCTTTACTCAGTAGCATACCTCTTTTAGGAGAAGCTTTTAAGCATTCAGCGGACACACTGTCTACAAATGAGCTTGTTTTTGTTATTACGCCTCGTATCATGGGCGTAAAAGGTACTGATAAAGCTACACTTAAAGATCTTGGCTACAGTCAAAAGATATATGAATAG
- a CDS encoding type 4a pilus biogenesis protein PilO: protein MNNIDTLFDKIDLFFQGKKSSETYLIFAMVFALIGFIFYSYLFPITEKMLNQSSRNAKEIEKKLHDEKAYLASVSRDGDTTFLIKKVKNDIENAKLLLEKTTYTNAYVDNKLKELSYLLFNDENWAKFLHSITQLAQKNSVRIKVIENKINEPSIQKIEQILTLKVDFSGSFANTMKFMNAIEESELVVDIYELNCTGKKNIEGQFNIAVWGMKY, encoded by the coding sequence ATGAATAATATCGATACTCTTTTTGATAAAATTGATCTTTTCTTCCAAGGTAAAAAAAGCAGTGAAACGTATTTAATTTTTGCGATGGTATTTGCACTTATCGGATTTATATTTTATAGTTATCTTTTCCCTATTACAGAAAAAATGCTTAACCAATCCTCACGTAATGCTAAAGAAATTGAAAAAAAACTTCACGATGAAAAAGCCTATCTAGCATCTGTCTCACGAGATGGTGACACTACATTTTTAATTAAAAAAGTAAAAAACGATATTGAAAATGCAAAGCTTCTTTTAGAAAAAACAACTTATACGAATGCCTATGTAGACAATAAGCTTAAAGAACTTTCTTATTTGCTATTCAATGATGAAAACTGGGCTAAATTCCTTCACTCTATTACTCAATTAGCTCAAAAAAATTCTGTTCGTATTAAAGTGATTGAAAATAAAATCAATGAACCCAGTATTCAAAAAATAGAACAGATTTTAACGCTAAAAGTTGATTTCAGCGGTTCATTTGCGAATACTATGAAATTTATGAATGCTATTGAAGAGAGTGAACTCGTTGTCGATATTTACGAGCTCAATTGTACAGGTAAAAAAAATATTGAAGGTCAATTCAATATTGCTGTTTGGGGGATGAAGTATTGA
- the era gene encoding GTPase Era codes for MNEKTKTGYVAVIGRPNAGKSSLLNWLVGEKLAMVSHKANATRKRLNIIAMHENTQIIFIDTPGIHEQERLLNQFMLEEAMKAMGDCDLILFLAPASDSVQNYIDFLGLNKANIPHMVLLTKTDSVSQSALFDKITEYQAYQDRFVALIPVSVKKGISQSYLLEAISKYMPEHPYLYDTEILTTERSRDIYKELIREAIFENTSDEIPYFADVIIDKVDEKETIDNIYATIIVDKKSQKGIVIGKDGQTIKRIGSSARKLIESLSQKRVFLKLVVIVKQGWSQDKEMLKKIGYIVE; via the coding sequence ATGAACGAAAAAACAAAAACAGGATATGTTGCCGTTATTGGCAGACCCAATGCAGGCAAAAGCTCACTTCTCAATTGGTTAGTGGGTGAAAAGCTAGCAATGGTTTCGCATAAAGCCAATGCCACACGAAAACGTCTTAATATTATTGCAATGCATGAAAATACACAAATTATTTTTATTGATACGCCTGGTATTCACGAGCAAGAGAGACTTCTTAATCAATTCATGCTTGAAGAGGCAATGAAAGCAATGGGTGATTGCGATCTGATTCTATTTTTAGCCCCAGCAAGTGATAGTGTTCAAAACTATATTGACTTCTTAGGACTTAATAAAGCAAATATTCCACATATGGTTCTTTTGACAAAAACAGATAGCGTTTCACAATCTGCACTTTTTGATAAAATCACAGAATATCAAGCCTATCAAGATAGATTTGTTGCACTTATTCCTGTTTCTGTCAAAAAAGGAATCTCACAATCCTATCTTTTGGAAGCTATCTCAAAATATATGCCAGAACATCCTTATCTTTATGATACTGAAATTCTTACCACAGAGCGCTCTCGTGATATTTACAAAGAGCTTATCCGTGAAGCAATTTTTGAGAATACAAGTGATGAAATACCCTATTTTGCTGATGTAATTATAGATAAAGTCGATGAAAAAGAGACAATCGATAATATTTATGCTACTATTATTGTCGATAAAAAGAGCCAAAAAGGGATTGTTATCGGAAAAGATGGTCAAACCATCAAACGAATCGGATCAAGTGCTCGTAAATTGATTGAATCTCTGTCCCAAAAACGTGTCTTTTTGAAACTCGTCGTTATTGTTAAACAAGGCTGGAGCCAAGATAAAGAAATGTTGAAGAAAATTGGTTATATAGTAGAATAA
- the hslU gene encoding HslU--HslV peptidase ATPase subunit yields MNLTPKQTVAYLDEYIIGQFNAKKSIAIALRNRYRRLKLEGEMAEEVMPKNILMIGSTGVGKTEIARRMAKMLSLPFVKVEASKYTEVGFVGRDVESMVRDLMMASINLVKAEHKEKNQEDIALHVEKTIVEKLLPPLPKGVSEEKKADYEKSFEKMRQKLRDGELDELKIEVEISQNNSDLGDSSLPPEMIKVQESFIKILGSGQNNIKKEMKVKDAKEALKAEASEKLLDMEAVKSEARERAQNGGIIFIDEIDKIAVNSSQSHRSDPSKEGVQRDLLPIVEGSDVNTKYGSIKTDHILFISAGAFHLSKPSDLIPELQGRFPLRVELSSLTEEVLYQILTQPKNSLLRQYQALLKTEGVELMFEDEAIKAIAKIAQITNEKTEDIGARRLHTIIEKVLEDISYSADEHNGETLHVTKELVHEKLDAIVESEDSSRYIL; encoded by the coding sequence ATGAATTTAACACCAAAGCAGACTGTCGCCTACTTGGATGAATATATCATCGGGCAATTTAATGCAAAAAAATCCATTGCTATTGCTCTTCGCAATCGCTATAGAAGACTTAAGCTTGAGGGTGAAATGGCAGAAGAAGTTATGCCAAAAAACATTCTCATGATTGGCTCAACAGGTGTGGGTAAAACGGAAATTGCACGCCGTATGGCAAAAATGCTCTCTTTGCCTTTTGTTAAAGTAGAAGCGAGTAAATACACCGAAGTTGGTTTTGTTGGACGCGATGTTGAGTCCATGGTGCGAGATCTTATGATGGCTTCCATCAACCTTGTCAAAGCAGAGCATAAAGAGAAAAACCAAGAAGATATTGCTTTACATGTAGAAAAAACGATTGTTGAAAAACTTCTTCCTCCTCTGCCTAAAGGGGTGAGTGAAGAAAAAAAAGCTGACTATGAAAAAAGTTTTGAAAAAATGCGCCAGAAACTTCGCGATGGAGAGCTAGATGAGCTTAAAATCGAAGTGGAAATTTCTCAAAATAATAGCGATTTAGGAGATTCATCCTTACCTCCTGAAATGATTAAAGTGCAAGAATCTTTCATTAAAATTTTAGGTTCCGGACAAAACAACATTAAAAAAGAGATGAAAGTCAAGGATGCCAAAGAAGCTTTAAAAGCAGAGGCAAGTGAAAAACTTTTAGATATGGAAGCAGTTAAAAGTGAAGCGAGAGAACGTGCTCAAAATGGTGGCATTATCTTTATCGATGAGATCGATAAAATTGCAGTTAATTCTTCACAATCTCATAGAAGTGATCCTAGCAAAGAAGGTGTTCAAAGAGATCTTCTCCCTATCGTTGAAGGCAGTGATGTCAACACCAAATATGGAAGCATTAAAACTGACCACATTCTTTTCATTTCCGCAGGTGCTTTTCATCTCAGTAAACCTAGCGATTTGATTCCAGAGCTTCAAGGTCGTTTTCCATTGCGCGTAGAATTGAGTTCACTTACAGAAGAAGTACTCTATCAGATCTTAACGCAACCAAAAAACTCTTTGCTACGCCAATATCAAGCGCTGTTAAAAACGGAAGGTGTGGAATTAATGTTTGAAGATGAGGCAATTAAAGCGATTGCTAAAATTGCGCAAATCACCAATGAAAAAACCGAAGATATCGGTGCTAGAAGACTGCATACCATCATCGAAAAAGTGCTCGAAGATATCAGTTACAGTGCTGATGAACACAATGGCGAAACATTACATGTAACCAAAGAACTAGTGCATGAAAAACTCGATGCGATCGTCGAGAGTGAAGATAGCAGTCGCTATATTTTATAA
- the hslV gene encoding ATP-dependent protease subunit HslV produces MFEATTILACRGKDKAVIGGDGQVTFGNTVLKNNATKIRKLYNGKILAGFAGSTADAFNLFDMFESILEQKKGDLYKSVIEFSKEWRKDKMLRRLEAMMIVLTCDHIFILSGTGDVVEPEDGKIAAIGSGGNYAISAARALDRHANLDEEALVKESLKIASELCIYTNDHIKTFVLER; encoded by the coding sequence ATGTTTGAAGCAACCACCATCCTTGCATGTCGAGGTAAAGATAAAGCGGTTATTGGCGGTGATGGACAAGTCACCTTTGGCAATACCGTGCTTAAGAACAATGCCACCAAGATCCGAAAGCTTTACAATGGCAAAATCTTAGCAGGTTTTGCTGGAAGTACGGCAGATGCTTTCAACCTCTTTGATATGTTTGAAAGTATTTTGGAGCAAAAGAAAGGCGATTTGTACAAGTCAGTCATCGAGTTTTCTAAAGAGTGGCGCAAAGATAAAATGTTACGTCGCTTAGAAGCTATGATGATTGTTCTAACATGCGATCATATCTTTATCTTAAGTGGCACAGGTGATGTGGTTGAACCTGAAGATGGTAAAATTGCAGCCATTGGAAGTGGCGGGAACTACGCCATTTCTGCAGCTCGCGCACTTGATCGTCATGCCAATCTTGATGAAGAAGCCCTTGTAAAAGAGAGCTTGAAAATCGCTAGTGAACTGTGTATTTATACCAATGATCACATCAAAACATTTGTTTTAGAGAGATAA
- the rplI gene encoding 50S ribosomal protein L9 produces the protein MKVLLIKDVKDLGKKGEIKEVKDGYGQNFLIGKGFALLATNEVMRKYESDQRKKAAHEADEIANLKAIEKKLAELKLTVKRKLGANGSLFGAVTKDEIAHELKEQHGIEIDKKTVEIEHAIKTTGNFDVSIKLGHGIHAVLKLIILGE, from the coding sequence TTAGGCAAAAAAGGTGAGATCAAAGAAGTAAAAGACGGTTATGGTCAAAACTTCTTGATTGGTAAAGGTTTTGCCCTTCTTGCGACCAACGAAGTCATGAGAAAATACGAATCAGACCAACGCAAAAAAGCAGCACACGAAGCTGATGAGATTGCAAATCTGAAAGCTATTGAAAAAAAATTAGCGGAGTTGAAACTTACCGTTAAACGTAAACTTGGAGCCAACGGTAGTCTTTTTGGTGCCGTGACTAAAGATGAAATCGCGCATGAACTTAAAGAACAACATGGCATTGAAATCGACAAAAAAACAGTCGAAATTGAACATGCGATCAAAACAACGGGTAATTTTGACGTAAGCATTAAACTAGGGCACGGCATTCACGCTGTATTGAAACTTATTATTCTTGGAGAATAA